Proteins from one Capricornis sumatraensis isolate serow.1 chromosome 2, serow.2, whole genome shotgun sequence genomic window:
- the LRRC71 gene encoding leucine-rich repeat-containing protein 71, translated as MSGEASAPPATSPRAPRPGIQKSSGAVTKKGDRGAKEKPATVLPPVGEEEPKNPEEYQCTGILEVDFAELCTRWGYTDFPKVVTRPRPQPTFAPSASTSEKPTVDDQRLSGSCSLNSLESKYVFFRPTIQVELEPEDKSVKEIYIRGWKVEERILGIFSKCLPSLSQLQAINLWKVGLTDKTLTTFIALLPLCSSTLRKVSLEGNPLPEQSYHKLMAADSTIAHLSLRNNNIDDRGAQLLGQALSTLHSCNRTLVSLNLGFNHIGDEGAGYIADGLRLNRSLLWLSLAHNRIQDKGALKLAEVLRPFELTHTEVVERRRLLLEKGSQERSRSPSTSRHGDSKTERDKNQLMGVSSFALVEKDKTQTVKTPKGLGKKKEKSGEVVKKEEKSGPGQSPTQGTPKKEDSAKAGKGKVTIPEQKLSKGKGAKTGSKEKRSILMESELVGEGAEMVNPLLEPVEHRDGKVFMPGNKILLHLNLLRNRITEVGLEAFLTVVQYQAQFAKSKSASKGPVGLLWLSLAKNCFSPQCPTYTMIQELMLPRDPISKCKHKEEEPVASST; from the exons AGGAGTACCAGTGCACTGGCATCCTCGAGGTGGATTTCGCTGAGCTCTGCACGCGGTGGGGCTACACGGACTTCCCCAAAGTGGTCACCCGACCCCGCCCGCAGCCGACCTTCGCCCCTTCGGCCTCTACGTCGGAGAAGCCCACAGTAG ATGACCAGCGGCTGTCGGGGTCCTGCAGCCTCAACAGCCTGGAGAGCAAATACGTGTTCTTCCGGCCCACCATCCAGGTGGAGCTGGAGCCGGAGGACAAGTCCGTGAAGGAAATCTACATTCGCG GTTGGAAGGTTGAGGAGCGGATCCTGGGTATCTTCTCGAAGTGTCTGCCCTCCCTCAGCCAGCTGCAGGCCATCAA CTTGTGGAAGGTGGGGCTGACTGATAAGACCCTGACTACCTTCATCGCCCTCTTGCCTCTCTGCTCATCCACGCTCAG GAAGGTGTCTCTGGAGGGGAACCCACTGCCGGAGCAGTCCTACCACAAGCTCATGGCAGCAGACAGCAC GATCGCGCATTTGTCTCTGCGGAACAACAACATCGACGACCGCGGGGCGCAGCTCCTGGGTCAGGCTCTGTCTACGCTGCACAGCTGCAACCGGACCCTGGTCTCGCTCAACCTGGGCTTCAACCACATCGGGGACGAGGGCGCGGGCTACATCGCAGAT ggCCTCCGGCTCAATCGCTCCCTGCTCTGGCTGTCCCTGGCCCACAACCGCATCCAGGACAAGGGCGCCCTGAAGCTGGCTGAG GTCCTGCGCCCCTTCGAGCTGACACATACCGAGGTGGTGGAGCGCCGGCGCCTCCTGCTGGAGAAAGGTTCGCAGGAGCGCTCGCGATCG CCTTCCACATCTCGGCACGGGGACTCCAAAACAGAGCGTGACAAGAATCAGCTGATGGGGGTCAGCAGTTTTGCACTGGTGGAGAAGGACAAGACGCAGACAGTGAAGACACCCAAGGGTCTGGGCAAGAAAAAGGAGAAGTCGGGG GAAGTggtgaagaaagaggagaagtCAGGGCCTGGGCAGTCACCTACACAAGGAACCCCTAAGAAAGAAGACTCCGCAAAGGCAGGCAAGGGGA AAGTAACCATCCCTGAGCAGAAACTAAGCAAGGGAAAGGGGGCCAAGACTGGGAGCAAAGAGAAGCGCAGCATCCTCATGGAGTCTGAG CTGGTTGGGGAAGGTGCTGAGATGGTCAACCCTCTCCTGGAGCCTGTGGAGCACCGCGATGGCAAAGTTTTCATGCCTGGGAACAAGATCCTCTTGCACCTCAATCTTCTCC GAAACCGCATCacagaggtggggctggaggcCTTCCTCACTGTGGTGCAGTACCAGGCGCAATTCGCCAAATCCAAGAGCGCGTCCAAGGGCCCCGTGGGGCTGCTGTGGCTGTCCCTGGCG AAAAACTGCTTCTCCCCACAATGTCCTACGTACACTATGATCCAGGAGTTGATGCTGCCAAGGGACCCCATCAGTAAATGCAAGCACAAAGAGGAGGAGCCCGTGGCTTCTTCCACCTAG